In one window of Oncorhynchus kisutch isolate 150728-3 linkage group LG16, Okis_V2, whole genome shotgun sequence DNA:
- the LOC109906440 gene encoding low affinity immunoglobulin gamma Fc region receptor II-c isoform X1, translated as MGYTERGVESGCVSNWGSITGSTCTISYTFTWHSGVFWCESGSGENSNAVNITVDDGDVILESPVHPVTEGDSVTLTCTFRHQGTNPKPKTDFYKDGTLIKNETTGEMTIPAVSKSDEGFYTCKYPDKGESPKSWMTVRAVAPGSSIPVLVGVVVGLVVAGVLLVILLVLLWRFKNAKGSCFNRIFLHPQPQCTNQDPQQDQGSTQGQAPNAGYTCLQHGGVHIYDTINPSDNYNNDAAAPPSHVTYAQIQLTKLDKKKNEKPADPKESPVYSDVKTGKATSP; from the exons ATgggatacacagagagaggagtagagtcaGGGTGTGTCTCTAACTGGGGATcaataacagggtctacatgtaCCATCAGCTACACATTCACATGGCACAGTGGAGTGTTCTGGTGTGAGTCTGGATCAGGAGAGAACAGTAATGCTGTCAACATCACAGTGGATG ATGGTGATGTGATCCTGGAGAGTCCTGTCCATCCTGTGACTGAAGGAGACTCTGTGACTCTGACCTGTACATTTAGACATCAGGGAACAAATCCTAAACCCAAGACTGATTTCTACAAAGATGGAACACTCATCAAGAATGAGACCACAGGAGAGATGACCATCCCTGCAGTATCCAAGTCAGATGAAGGATTCTACACATGCAAATACCCTGACAAGGGAGAATCACCAAAGAGCTGGATGACAGTGAGAG CCGTAGCTCCTGGATCCTCTATACCAGTCCTAGTAGGAGTGGTTGTGGGTCTGGTTGTTGCTGGTGTTCTACTGGTCATTCTCCTCGTCCTGCTGTGGAGATTTAAAAACGCCAAAG GATCCTGTTTTAACAGAATATTCTT ACACCCCCAGCCACAGTGCACCAACCAGGACCCCCAACAGGACCAAGGATCTACCCAGGGTCAGGCTCCTAATGCTGGGTATACATGTCTGCAGCATG GTGGTGTTCACATCTACGATACGATCAATCCCTCAGACAACTACAATAATG ATGCTGCTGCTCCACCAAGTCATGTGACGTACGCCCAGATTCAACTCACAAAGTTGGACAAGAAAAAGAATG AAAAGCCAGCTGATCCAAAAGAAAGTCCAGTCTACTCTGACGTGAAGACAGGAAAGGCCACAA GTCcttga
- the LOC109906440 gene encoding uncharacterized protein LOC109906440 isoform X4 — MTIPAVSKSDEGFYTCKYPDKGESPKSWMTVRAVAPGSSIPVLVGVVVGLVVAGVLLVILLVLLWRFKNAKGSCFNRIFLHPQPQCTNQDPQQDQGSTQGQAPNAGYTCLQHGGVHIYDTINPSDNYNNDAAAPPSHVTYAQIQLTKLDKKKNEKPADPKESPVYSDVKTGKATSP; from the exons ATGACCATCCCTGCAGTATCCAAGTCAGATGAAGGATTCTACACATGCAAATACCCTGACAAGGGAGAATCACCAAAGAGCTGGATGACAGTGAGAG CCGTAGCTCCTGGATCCTCTATACCAGTCCTAGTAGGAGTGGTTGTGGGTCTGGTTGTTGCTGGTGTTCTACTGGTCATTCTCCTCGTCCTGCTGTGGAGATTTAAAAACGCCAAAG GATCCTGTTTTAACAGAATATTCTT ACACCCCCAGCCACAGTGCACCAACCAGGACCCCCAACAGGACCAAGGATCTACCCAGGGTCAGGCTCCTAATGCTGGGTATACATGTCTGCAGCATG GTGGTGTTCACATCTACGATACGATCAATCCCTCAGACAACTACAATAATG ATGCTGCTGCTCCACCAAGTCATGTGACGTACGCCCAGATTCAACTCACAAAGTTGGACAAGAAAAAGAATG AAAAGCCAGCTGATCCAAAAGAAAGTCCAGTCTACTCTGACGTGAAGACAGGAAAGGCCACAA GTCcttga
- the LOC109906440 gene encoding carcinoembryonic antigen-related cell adhesion molecule 5 isoform X3 has translation MENTLLCVLLLLSILIYCGHCDEDDVQPRATLRISPQGLLYSVDTVTLQCDIPDYTDWTYYWYINNQPGYSTHGKTITISLPDQAGQYQCLGTRTDRPQKSQLSKALSIQLTALPTASVSISPQGLLYSGETVSMQCDISMYTDWTYSWYIGNNLDSSTPGKTITTLSNRAGQYRCVGVRTSRPQWSQFSVFLPIRVTGEFTNDAPSLTCRSVYQDTGSFHSNLLQYQQIISRRLH, from the exons ATGGAGAACACATTGCTCTGTGTGCTGCTCT TGCTGAGTATCCTCATCTACTGTGGACACTGTGATGAAGATGATG TTCAGCCCAGAGCCACATTGAGAATCTCTCCTCAGGGTCTCCTCTACTCTGTAGATACTGTCACTCTGCAGTGTGACATACCAGACTACACAGACTGGACATACTACTGGTACATAAACAACCAACCAGGTTACAGTACACATGGTAAAaccatcaccatctctctccccgaCCAGGCTGGTCAGTACCAGTGTCTAGGGACCAGGACAGATCGGCCCCAGAAGTCTCAACTCAGCAAAGCCCTCTCTATCCAGCTCACTG CTCTGCCCACGGCCTCAGTGAGTATCTCTCCTCAGGGTCTCCTCTACTCTGGAGAGACAGTCAGCATGCAGTGTGACATATCAATGTACACAGACTGGACGTACAGCTGGTATATAGGCAACAACCTCGATTCCAGTACGCCTGGTAAAACCATCACCACTCTGTCTAACCGAGCTGGTCAGTACAGATGTGTTGGGGTAAGGACAAGTCGGCCTCAGTGGTCTCAATTCAGTGTTTTCCTCCCCATCAGAGTCACTGGTGAGTTCACTAATGATGCTCCATCACTAACTTGTCGTAGTGTGTATCAGGACACTGGATCTTTCCACTCAAACCTATTGCAATACCAACAGATTATCAGCCGTCGACTACACTGA